One genomic segment of Hordeum vulgare subsp. vulgare chromosome 2H, MorexV3_pseudomolecules_assembly, whole genome shotgun sequence includes these proteins:
- the LOC123429814 gene encoding LOW QUALITY PROTEIN: coproporphyrinogen III oxidase-like (The sequence of the model RefSeq protein was modified relative to this genomic sequence to represent the inferred CDS: inserted 1 base in 1 codon), producing the protein MATSLPCTQSTNTRPHFLQRPYHGHXVHPNTRSTPRITISTTPWTTAYTPSPLLPGLFPPLAETATPMRVHAAHLLVPVPSTPRRHATLRFTVSAAATSVNVNQADAARKQAVIVGGGLAGLAAATHLASLSVPFTLLEASDRVGGRVATDEVDGYLLDRGFQIFLTAYPECQRLLDFQALRLQPFFPGALVYLGAGESGSPFHMLSDPFRFPIRSLSSVFSPVGTLPDKLLVGITRLRAAATPDDVILSSPETTTAKHLEKLGFSPSIVERFLRPFLAGIFFDPALDTSSRLFELVFKRLALGDNAMPKAGIGAIAAQLVDRLPAGSVRLNARAASIDPSSGVTLHTGETVSDELGVIVAVEQPEAEKLLPLLPARPKSKKPAERSTVCLYFSADRAAVQEPVLLVNGSGKGIVNNMFFATNVAPSYAPAGKVLVSLSLVGSFADRKDAELAGEVVRELGGWFGAGEVASWAHLRTYRIGFAQPDQTPPTELAYIHASTSIYAMCIYSAIYRSVLQRCRAVTVINVLCVSAARAPPCY; encoded by the exons ATGGCAACGAGCCTGCCCTGCACCCAGTCAACAAACACCCGCCCACATTTCCTCCAGCGGCCTTACCATGGCC AGGTCCATCCAAACACCAGGTCCACGCCACGGATCACCATATCCACAACTCCATGGACAACCGCCTACACCCCGTCCCCGCTTCTGCCCGGTCTCTTCCCGCCACTCGCCGAAACCGCGACCCCCATGCGCGTCCACGCCGCCCACCTCCTCGTCCCCGTGCCTTCCACGCCCCGCCGCCATGCCACCCTCCGGTTCACCGTCTCCGCCGCGGCGACGTCCGTGAACGTGAACCAGGCCGACGCTGCCCGCAAGCAGGCTGTCATCGTCGGCGGCGGGCTCGCGGGCCTCGCGGCGGCCACCCACCTGGCCTCCCTCTCCGTGCCGTTCACGCTGCTGGAGGCCTCGGACCGGGTCGGCGGCCGCGTCGCCACCGACGAGGTCGACGGGTACCTGCTCGACAGGGGCTTCCAGATCTTCCTCACCGCGTACCCGGAGTGCCAGCGCCTCCTCGACTTCCAGGCGCTGCGCCTCCAGCCGTTCTTCCCCGGCGCGCTCGTGTACCTCGGcgccggcgagagcgggtcgccgttcCACATGCTCTCCGACCCGTTCCGCTTCCCCATCCGCTCCCTCTCCTCGGTCTTCTCCCCCGTCGGCACCCTGCCCGACAAGCTCCTCGTCGGCATCACCCGGCTCCGCGCGGCCGCCACCCCGGACGACGTCATCCTGTCCTCGCCGGAGACCACCACCGCGAAGCACCTGGAGAAGCTCGGGTTCTCTCCGTCCATCGTAGAGCGGTTCCTGCGGCCGTTCCTGGCCGGGATATTCTTCGACCCGGCGCTCGACACGTCGTCCCGCCTCTTCGAGCTCGTGTTCAAGCGCCTCGCCCTTGGTGACAATGCCATGCCGAAGGCCGGCATTGGCGCCATCGCCGCGCAGCTCGTGGACCGCCTCCCCGCGGGCTCCGTTCGCCTCAACGCCCGCGCCGCGTCCATCGACCCGTCATCCGGCGTGACGCTCCACACCGGCGAGACCGTGTCCGACGAGCTCGGCGTCATCGTCGCGGTCGAGCAGCCGGAAGCCGAGAAGCTCCTGCCGCTGCTACCCGCGAGACCCAAGAGCAAGAAGCCGGCCGAGAGGAGCACTGTGTGCCTCTACTTCTCCGCGGACCGCGCGGCGGTGCAAGAGCCCGTGCTGCTCGTGAACGGGTCGGGCAAGGGGATCGTGAACAACATGTTCTTCGCGACCAACGTGGCGCCGTCGTACGCGCCCGCGGGGAAGGTGCTGGTGTCCCTGTCGCTCGTGGGCTCCTTCGCCGACCGGAAAGACGCGGAGCTGGCCGGCGAGGTTGTCCGGGAGCTCGGCGGGTGGTTCGGCGCCGGGGAGGTGGCGTCGTGGGCGCACCTGAGGACGTACCGCATCGGCTTCGCGCAGCCGGACCAGACGCCGCCCACAGAGCTGGCATATATTCATGCATCAACAAGTATTTACGCTATGTGCATATATTCAGCCATTTACCGGTCGGTGCTGCAACGGTGCCGTGCAGTGACTGTCATCAACGTGTTGTGTGTCAGTGCTGCAAGAGCGCCGCCGTGCTATTAG